ctggccagccgggaaagtgccggagccggagggaTGTTGCCGATTACCTACGTTGCGTTTCATAATAGGCAATGTCGGGGCGCGCTGTTTCTTGCTGCTTTCTTGCGTGGAGTGGCCGACACTCTCGCGGCTCTTATTACcgctttccatttctttcgtCTTTCGCTCCCCCCCGCGGCTCTCTGTCCCACCGTTTTCCGCCGTTGGTTGCCCAACCGGTCGTAACCGGTCAACGGAAACAATTGGTAGGGTTTTGGAAAACTCACTCACTGAAAAACCGACAAAAATAGGAGGTACAGCCACCAGGTACGCCAGGTGCGCTCTTCATCTTGGTCTTCGAGTGCGGGACTTCGAGTACCGCGAGCGAAGTTGATTACGTTGCGGACTACGGACCTTGTTGGACGACCCAGCAATGTTGGAGAGCTCGATAACCTGGGGCGACCCCAGGCCCCGGCAATGCAGGTCTTCCCTGAGCCTTGTGCCTTGAGCTTGTTTCGACTGATCCACCAGTAGAGAAGCGCAGTAGGTTTGGGCGTTCGACGATGTTGACGGAAGACCACTGCAAACGAGGCGACCTCAGAACTCTGACGGACCTTCAGTAACGCTTATCCTATTATTCTGTTCTACGATGGTTTCTCTCAGCTTTGGGACATAGCTAtgtgtacgaaaaaaaaacgcaccgTACGTTCTCACAATCGCTCGCTATTGTTTGCCACTGTATCTGTGTGATTGTGTGATCCGTGTGCAACATATCcatgcttcttcttccttgCTGCAGCTTGTTTTGTCTTCACCGCTATTAGAACCGTCAGCCAGCTTGTAACAACTACATTACCGGCTAAGTACTTGCGAGACATTGGGCCCAGTTTCTaagcaagcacacacacacacacctgaaCGGTGGTCGGTAGATGGGAGTCGCTGTAACAGCTGCTGGAGGGTCACGTCTGGTCGGTCTCCAAGAGACCCTGGCCTGGTGGGGGCTAGTAGAGCTTACGCACCCACGAAAAGCGAACAGACAGCGTTGGCCCAGCTAGTTGGCCCGGTTGCTTCTTTCTCACAAAATTCAGTTACTCCAGCATCCAGCGATAGTATGCCCGACTAGTAGGAACCAATACTCCACCTACCGTCCAACGTAGCTGAGTGATTGCTAGGGTACAACGACCACGACAGCCGAACgatggaataatttattgcaaaagAGAGTAAGATAGCAAGAgcgaaagatagagagagagacacacaggTAGAGTACATTGGGAACAGGTTTCCAAGCGACTTCCAGCTTCTCtggattttgtgttttttttttttttgctgcaaacAACCAACGAACCGCTAACCAAACGAACCAACGTTCTATGCctcgcggtggtggtgccggtgaaTGGCAAGAATGAAATCTGGTGCCCGTGCGCCACTTTCGCTTTTAGTgcgcgcgtttttttttttttttttgtgactcACTCACTTGTACGTTTTAGCACAAACCGCAGGTCCCCCTCCCATCTGACGGCAAGCCCTCAGCGCGATTCAGCTCGCAGTGCTCGCAGAGAACCTAAAGAGAGCGTGGAAATGTCTGTCAGCAAACGGCAAAGGGGGCATCGTGCTGCTAAGCCCTCAACCTTGAGCCGTCCCGTCCCAGGAAACGGCTAGGCTCTTAGGACTCTACCGACCCGCTAGGCATTCCATTTTGTCACCTTTCTCAACCCGTTTCATTAAtaacccgagcccgagctgaCGGAAGGGCCGGACTGGGGGAAGGTTGGCGGTGTGGTGGCGACTCGATCTGGGGGTTCGATGGCTTCCGGATCTAGCCCGATTACCTACGTGCGTCAGTCGTCGAACGTTTTGGAGTAGAGCTTCGGAGGCAGGAGTCAAGAGACAGAGCAGAGGCGTTGAACTATGATCAGTTGGTACTCCGGATACCAGCGGTCATGACCAggtgtttggtttgtgttttgtccAATAGCCGAGCcgtcaagtgtttggatttcaaATAACCGATGGACTTGACTTttcgtcaaacgtcaaacttcaatCTGGAATTTGTAACCGATTGGTTCTTCGGGGAAATTgcgaagctgaaaacttgcACGATGATTTGGTTTCAGCACAGGACGGCGCGCTACAGCCGACAGCCCGAATCGATTATGGCAACGCGGGGATTGTGCCAGTTCTagtggtttgttttgggttttcgctttcttcaTGCAGATGGTTACTAAACGGACCGCAGTTCTCCACGGACCGGCGGGATTTCGAAAGCACCGTCACCGTGGATCGAAGTGGATCgatggttttggttttttcttgtCTTCCAGTGgttacgccgccgccgccgctcgccgAAGGCCTCCTCACAGCAGCAGAGGGCTCACGACAAAGCGCAAAAAACACGGGCGTGCGCTATGCTACGCTATGCTGCCTGCTCGCACGTGCAAATTATGTAGCCAACTCGGCTAGTGGCTCGCTCGATTGAATAACATTGTTCAATCCGAAGCCAAATTGCACGTTTCGGGGTAATTTGGAGCAATACCGGATTCTCGATCGCTCGGCTGACGCGGGCGGCATGCCGAGCGTTATTGAAATCACCAATCAGCTCCCTCCAACTCCAACTGGTCGACAGCTCTTACTTCATTCGTGTTAGCCTTATTTGTTCGCCGGTTTTTCGGACGGCACTCGGACGGGGGTTTCCTGGTTTTCTGGTTATCCCTTTGGCCGCCAACTTCACACGAGAGCTTCCTTAGCACCACGCAGTGATCCAATTTTTCAGGCTCACCTCCACGGGAGGTGCAAAACACGTAACAGAGTTCCTGCATCTTACGCACCTTACGGCCACCCGCGTTTGCCCCCCGAACATTTGCTTTCATTTCTGTATGTCCCAACATCCCGAACTATCCcatcgcgtcgcgtcgcgtcgccgCGCTTCTGGTGTCCTGGGGGTTGATCGACCCGGTGTTCGTCAAATTCGCTATCCGTccaacagcgcgcgcgcgtctgttAATGGAAGTAGCCACTTGGCCAGGGGGAACTAAACAAACTCACCTCTTATGGTCACGCCGCAGAGTCATTCAACCCGCTaccggccgctgctgctgtgcgcgGAGTTGCTGCGTTTCCTGATGGTGGTGAACCGGTTTTCGTCCCGACGCTACCGTTACCGGAGAAACTAGTTCTCGAGCACTCgaccggccagcagcatcaccgGGCGGCGGATCTCGCCGTCAATGCTGATGAGGTGCCGGACGAGGTAGAACGTCACCCGGCGGCCCAGAAACTGTATCCGAACTTTTTCCGCAACATTCCGCCACTGGGCCATTCGCGGCCGTACTACCAGCCCAACGATGCCATCATCGATCAGCGGTACAACGGCAAGATCCGGGTGGCCGCGGGTGGTGGCctaccggccggtggcgccgtCCTGCCGGAGGTAGTGACCGCAGCAGCGGCTGCAGGCTCATCGTTGCTCGGGTCCGGTGACTTCGGTGTGATCAAAGGTAACTATCACGGAACGCCACCTCCCCCCGTATGTGAACTGtattctctgtctctctctctctctatctctctctcgtgaAGGCGGTACATTCTACTACGATACCGACGTGCCACAGAAAGGTGGCGGCTACATTGACGACTTCTACGGGCTCGGCttcgccagcaacagcaacaacggtcACGGGCGACCCCAGCTCGCCTATCTGGTACagaaggccgccgccgccggtccaccGAAGGAGGAACAGTTCTCGAACTTTCGCGACTTCGCCGACATCAACATCTCCAACGATCCGGCGTACTCCCAGCAGGCGCCGCGGTACCTGTACCTGCCGGCACCGAAGGATGCCGAACCGAGCGGTGACTCCCGCAACACGACCGAGCGCGCCCCCGACAACATACTCGATGAGCTGCGCTCGCTCGACCGTGGGTCGCCCCCGGCAGCCGATCCCACCAGGGTCACCAACCGGGACACGGGGGTGCGGGCGAAGCTTAAAAAGGACCCGCTGCTCACTGTGCGCAAGAAGCGACCGAAGACTGAAGTCCGCGACCAGCAGCCAGACAGCAAGTCGGccagcgacggtggcgacgactACATGGTGGCCGCCAGTTAGACACCGGCGAGGATGATCTTGATTCCTGCCTTGACTTTGAGTCCATCCACTCCATCCACTGTcctgctctctcgctctttaTAATTATCTGGAAAATAGTAGAAAATCATCAGTTCCCACCGGAAAGCACCAGAGTTATCAGCAATCCCAGAACCGGTCCACCGAGGGTGGGCACGTCAGACCGGACCTCGAGCCCCCcggccccccgcccccccttTTCAGACAGACGCGTTCGCGTTCCGGGTCAGGCTCGGGTTGTGAGACCGAACCTCGCGGTTGTGGCGTGTGGTTATCGGGGATTTATTAGGGCTCTATAAACCTTATGGTAGTTTAAGTGAGTGTGAGTGTGCATGTATGTCTAGCGGGGGACCGTGCGAAGCGTGTGTAGGAAGGTAGGACGAAATACGTGATTTATCTCAATACCGTACGCATCACACGCTCCTCCAAATTGTCCTGTTCAATTATTTGTCTCTTGTAATCTTCTGTAAAAATGGTCCGTTTGGACAAATAAAttgcaatcgaatcgaattggcAGCTAGCGCGATATTGGCCCATTTGCTTTGCCTCGGACATCGCTGTCGCTGTATTGAAAGTTGCCACCGAATCTGCCACCTGTTTGACTGTCCGCTGCTTTGCGCGTGCTCCTCTCGCATTAATTCCCGCAACGGGACAGCCGTTGGTTCGGGGGTGATTTCAGACCTGGGCCACCAGGATGTGGACCGGTGGAGGAGTTACTGGGTCAAACCCAACCCCATTGGGCCGTGGGGAAGTCGCCGTCAGTCGTCGCCAATGGCCACGGGACGCTCGCGCTTGACACCTCCGCGGGGGAGACCGCGGTGGTCGCAGCAACTCACCGCAGTGCGCAGGTCTGACCTCCCGCGAAACACATCGGTGCCCAGGTGCTCGGTAACAGTTCGGGTTCGGCCAGTGCATTGTGGTGGCAGGCAGTGTGGTGAAAAATCATGTTTATATACGACGGCCATCAATAGTCAGGAAACGTCGAACGTcgataaacgaaaacaacaaacccgaCCCCAGAAAAACGGTCATCAGTCTTTCCGGGCCCCCGTTCTGGTGGAGTAGAGCGTTCCAAACCATGAActtaaacaacaacaacaacaacaacaatcatcCGCTGCACCCGTACCACCACGCCCCCAGCACCCAGAGCTTCAGTGGTAGCAGtttagcaaacaacaacagcagcaacagcagcagcagcagcagcagcaagagtAGCGACGGCACCAATCAGCCACAcgccatcatcaacagcaaTGGGCAGCAGGGGACGCTGCGGgtcagccgcagcagcaccaggaaaAAGCCGTTCCACTTCATATCCAGCATGTGGAAGATGAAGAAAATCATCAAGTTCGAGGACATTATGTTCCACCGCGAGATGAAATGCCGGGCCCGCTCGGAACCGTCAGGTAGGGTCTCCGCACTAGTCTCCTCCCGGCACTTTCCCGGGGCCGGTAATGCAAGTGCTAATGCGTTGTTGCTCTCCGCTCCGCGGGTGCCAGTGTCCACCTACAGCTGCACCGGCGGCAAAGGCTGCCAGCGGAAGTCGTCGCCCTCCTTCTCGATGCTCAGCCTGTCGCCGGGAAAGTTTCAGAAATCGGCCGACGAGCTGGAAGTGACGCGCCTGCGGTTGTCGCGAAACGACAATCCGTTCGTGCAGAAGGTGCTAGCCAGTCGGGACAATATGGTAGACGTCATCGACGACACCGAGTCGGACGATGCCATCCTGATCCTGATGTCTGACGTAAGTAAGCTTGGGTCGCGCAACCTCACTCCCGCCTCCCCGGCTGATGctgtccgtttgtttttggcgtcGAAACTTCACAGGACTTCAACGGTGAAGCGGAAACCGACCCGCTGGCACTGCCGCAGGTGCACGAACACATGATCCGCTCTCCGCCACCCACGTTCTGGCCGCGGGCGCCAAAAACTGTCTTCAACTTCGATGGGCCCGACGAAAAAGGGCGCCGACCCGAGCCGAACGCCAGTGCGAGCGGCCGCCCGTCATCATCGGTACTTGCGGATCCACGGAAGCATCCGTAgtgaccaacacacacacaccgctctCGTATAGCACGGCGATCTTTCAGAGTACCCCCAGAGCACGGCCAGCAATTGTGAGTCAGTGAGAATGCCGGCCCACCACACGGAAGAGGTCCTTGTTCCGCCGTCGAACACTTGCCGAACGACGACGTGCGGAAGgactttttatgtttcaattacCAGTACCAGCGTCCAGCGTTACCCTGCTGAGGAAGCGTTCGTTCATCTCCAAACGATAACAATATGAAGATTCCCGCACTATAACTTGTTACATAGTTCATTAGTGAATAtataaataatttgtttaagAAAAACTTTAACGGATACCTCTAACCATCACTATGCAGCTCTGTTGTACCTGTACTTGCTATGTACtttgtttgcggttttctTCCCGAACCGCGCAGCTACCAGCAGCACTTTACATAGCCAACGGTCGGCGGTGTTAGTAGTAGGCAACTGGCTTTGGGCTATAAATACGCACTGACCAGTGTTGGCGGGGTTGATGTGAGGTCGCCCTCACTCCGAATCTAagaaagagatgaaagaagcttcaagctcaaagtctctataataaagataataacaacaacatgTGAGGTCGCCAGCTCCAACGATGGCTGCGTCGACTAGCAAGCCTCGTGTGCTGGCGCTCCTCCCTGTGGCTGCTGATGGCAAGCCCccgacggcgtcgtcgtcaggtATCGGGCTCCTTTCGGGGGCTAAGGCCGTTGGCAGTGGTCATTATTAGCTTCGCCTCTGTCCGGAAGCGGATCGTCTCTCCAACTGTCCTACGGGAAGTCTGGGTTCGGCCACCAGCCGGTCCCGTGGCAGCTGCCGGAACAGCTCGTTCACGATGCGCCCCAGGACTGCATG
This window of the Anopheles cruzii chromosome X, idAnoCruzAS_RS32_06, whole genome shotgun sequence genome carries:
- the LOC128269350 gene encoding uncharacterized protein DDB_G0288805-like, producing the protein MNLNNNNNNNNHPLHPYHHAPSTQSFSGSSLANNNSSNSSSSSSSKSSDGTNQPHAIINSNGQQGTLRVSRSSTRKKPFHFISSMWKMKKIIKFEDIMFHREMKCRARSEPSVSTYSCTGGKGCQRKSSPSFSMLSLSPGKFQKSADELEVTRLRLSRNDNPFVQKVLASRDNMVDVIDDTESDDAILILMSDDFNGEAETDPLALPQVHEHMIRSPPPTFWPRAPKTVFNFDGPDEKGRRPEPNASASGRPSSSVLADPRKHP
- the LOC128269780 gene encoding uncharacterized protein LOC128269780, with product MSHYRSHVVNGAAFIVFVVVGVVAVVGVGASPARDGRSPSQPKSASATISYQHHQPSASTADAESFNPLPAAAAVRGVAAFPDGGEPVFVPTLPLPEKLVLEQRHPAAQKLYPNFFRNIPPLGHSRPYYQPNDAIIDQRYNGKIRVAAGGGLPAGGAVLPEVVTAAAAAGSSLLGSGDFGVIKGGTFYYDTDVPQKGGGYIDDFYGLGFASNSNNGHGRPQLAYLVQKAAAAGPPKEEQFSNFRDFADINISNDPAYSQQAPRYLYLPAPKDAEPSGDSRNTTERAPDNILDELRSLDRGSPPAADPTRVTNRDTGVRAKLKKDPLLTVRKKRPKTEVRDQQPDSKSASDGGDDYMVAAS